CTAATTCCACGGATGTAATTCACATCACCTTAGCAATAGCGGAAGAATCAATTCAGCAGCGAGCTGTTTTATACGATAAAGAAGGTGACGCTCATTTTGATACTATTAGCGCCTTCATTAAAAGCTTACGCGGTTCAGACCCGAAGCATTTGATCGCGTCGGTATGCCAGAAGGACGATATCACCTAGCGCAAGCAACACTTTATTTGGCAACTGCACCAAAGTCAAACAGCATTATGGGTTTTTTCGATGCTTTGGCAGCTGTTGAACGCGAAAAGTCAGGTGAAATTCTGAATCACCTCAAAGATGCTAGTCGGGATAAAAAAGGATTTGGGCATGGAGCCGGCTATCTGTATCCTCACGCTTACCGAGACCATTGGGTGGCGCAGCAATACTTGCCTAAAAGCTTGCAAGGGCAAGTATTTTATCAGCCATCAATGCAGGGATTTGAAGAAAAAATTAATGCTCAAGTTGCCAGCCGCCGTGAAGCTCGACTAGCTGCTTTAGTAGAAGGAATTGGTGTTGCTCCCCTAGAAATACTAACTTATGGCAGTGTTGACCAAACTACTGAATTATGGCTACAACGTACTCTCTCGCAAGTAGGTACGCAATTAGCTACAGTACGCGATCGCATTTTCAGCTTAACCCAATTACAATGTCATCATTTGGTATTGGATTTAAATGCAGGTAGTGGTTTACTCACCTGGGAAGCAATCCGCTGTGTCCCAGAAGGTGGAGTTTATGCTTGTGTTCATACTCAAAATGATGCTCTTGCTCTCATGGAACAAGCAGCAGCACTTCCAGAACTGATGCGTCCAGTGATATTAAATGCTCAAATCACTGAACTACCTGCTGTGCTAGCTTCACAAACGCCAGGAGTAATATTTGACTACATTATTGGTCGCAATGTATTGTTTGCCCAATCGGATAAAGCGAGCGCGGCCCAAATTCTAGCTAAATTACTGCCTTCGTCAGGAAAAATACTGCTGGCGGAATCAATCCCACGCCACACACAAAGGCTTTATCGCTTAATTGAGCCAGAAAAGTTGGATAAAAAATTGTATCAGCGTTTAGTTATGGCTGAAGAAGCTATCTACTCAAATCAGTCAGATCCAATGTTGAATTGGGATGCTTTTGATTTGCAGCAAGCTTTTGAAGATGCAGGGTTAACAGTCGAAGTATCAGTTGAGCAGAACACAACACCAATACACATTAGCTCAGGCTTTATTGAGCGCTTGTTTAGAGCCAATGCAAATCGACCCAGTTATGGTGAGCGACTAGCTCAGAATCTGACATCCGAGGAAATACATTCTCTCAATGAAATATTTATGCGTTCCTTGCTCAATCAAACAGTCAGTTGGATGAGTTCTACTGCTTTTTTGAAAGCAGCATATAAAATTTGACATCTTTAGCAGTCTACAAAAATTCCTGGGTTATAAGTAGGGGCTATATATACCCCAAAAACACTTGGGAATTTTTATGCTCATTTTACCCCCTATATAGGGTATATATAGGTAGTACTTAGGGTATTTTTGGCTGATTAATACTTTGTACCCCATTTGACACCCATGACCAACATTCACACGTTACAAAAAATTTTTCCGGCGGGCTTTGATAACGGTTACGGCAGCCTCAAACTTTTAGTCGATGGCTTTGGAGTGGTTCGCGTCCCCAGCTACATTTCTTCTGTTGACATGGAAGATGTTCCCGGAAGAGTAGTTTTCAATGGTACTGCCTACACCGTCGGAGAATCTGCTTTTCGCACAGGTTATCATTTTGAACGAAATACTGATAACAATGAAAATAAAGTCAATAATGCACTGATTACATTATTAGGTGCATTGGCACATCTGCCACACCGTAAGGCTTGGCATTTAAAGTTAGTCGTCAGCCTACATGATGTTGGTTTGGCAGGAGACTTAAAACAAATACTCAACGGAGAATATCAACCAATACTTGCTGGCAAAGTTTCAGAGGTCAAGATTGAAGTACTCAAAGTCGTCCCAGAGGGTATGGGTGCATTGTTTGGGCAACAACTTCCCCCAAAATTAACCGTTTTAGACTTTGGCAACGGTACAACTCTGTATTCTCGTTACAGCCAAGGTAAGCGTGAAGTTCACACTCCTTATCCCACAGGTGTAGAAGTCCTCATAGAGGATATCTCCCAAAAGATGAAACATCTTAATGGCGGTAAAATCGGTGACCCATCAAAAATTCGATTTTGTCTAGAAATGGGACATACCAGGTATAGCCGTGATATTGATATCAAAGATGTCTACAGTGCTTGTTTAAAGGACTGGTACGAAAAATACTTGAAGAAAGTTGTGAATCTCACACTTGATGCCAAACACGCTGGAGACGAAATTTGGGCGATTGGTGGCGGTTGTCTGTTACCTGGATTTAAGAAGTTATTAGAGAAGAATGGGTTCCGAATTCTAGATAATCCGGTAGAAGCTAATGCCTTTGGGCTATTAGAAATGGCTAAAGCGATTGTCAAAAAGAATACCTAAGCATATTTTGTAGAAGATAACAATGGCAGATAAACAAGACTCAACCCCAGAAAAAATTCGTATTAAAGACAGCTACCGTGAACGCATATTTGCAGAATCACAACAATTAGATAAAAGTTACCTAGAGACGCTTTACTTTATCATTGATTGCTATTTTGCATTCAAAAAAGGTGCATTTCCGATATATCCAGCAGTCACACATACACCTGTTGTTACTCCTAGTGCTACAAAGCAAAACCTAGAAGAACAGTCTACTCCAGGGCCATCTACACAAGAAATTCAAGAAACTTCAGATGGCGAAACTTTCACTCTTGATTTTGATTTATAACTAAGTGGCGTGTGTGGGGTTCGCACCCCCAGATACACTGCTCTTTTCTTCACCCAGTTTTGGAGAAAGAAAAAACTAAGAAACACTTACTCTATGAAATCGATGATCTGCTCACAGCAAGGGTTTGTCGTAGGTAATGTCGCGCAACACTTTTGCTCGACATTGGTTACTCTACTAAAGCCTGGAATCTCCCCAGAAAAACTGGGTTTCTCCAGAACGAATCGCACTTACACATATCTCGGCTCAACCCCAAAAAGAGTATCTTTCTTTCAAGCACTCAAACTATAGGAGCAACAAAATATACAGTTAGGCTAAATTGATATATTGGCTTACCCATAACAGTAGGCAATCGCTTTCTTATAAGAGTAAAACTGTTTAGCCCATTGTGTTTGGTGTTCGCTAGTTTTTAAGCAAAAGTCTAAAACTTAACTTTGTTGCTGATCGCATGACTGACTTACTTAATTTTTATACTGATCTACAAGTAATTAAAAGCAATAGCCCTTTCCCTCTAAATACACGCGATACAGTGTGGATGCTAAAAGGCGGTGCAATGGCGGTGTTTGCGATCGCTACTACCAACGGTAGTCCCCAGGGTGCGCGACGTTATCTATTCGATGTCAATCCAACAGATGTGCTGTTTGGTATCGCAGCCGTATTGGAAGGGCAGTCTCATGGATTAATTGCCGTTGCCTATGAAGAAACGCATTTAGTATCAATTAATTTGGCAGACTGGGTAAAGCAAGTAATCGCCAATGATGAATGGGAGACAGTTTTTCAGCCGTTGCAGCAGTGGAGCGATCGCTTAGTTGAAGCTTTGCAAGCAGCAGATATTTCACTCAATGGTATCAATTTAAAAGGACTAGACACTTTTGATTTGGTCAGTGAACACCTGGATCAGTTCCACAATGATGTTTTACTTTGCTTGCACCAACTCGACCAAAAAGAGACTTTAACACGCTTTGAGCAATTTCGTTCGCGGCAGCAATTGAATCAAGAGGCGAGCGATCGCGCTATCCGTAATTTTACTGCTATTTTTCGCCGCTCAGAAGTAAAAGTTTTACCGGAAGGAACAGCTTTATTAATTGCTGCTGGGGCTGTGGGTAAAGCAATGGGGATTGAAATTCGTCCGCCAGGGAAATCAGAAGACCCCAAGCGCCTTAAAGACCCCTTAGAAGCGATCGCCCGCGCCTCGCGGATTCGGCTTCGCCAAGTAATTTTACGAGGTGCTTGGTGGGAGTTTGACTCAGGCCCCATTTTGGCATACACGGCACAAGATAAACGCCCCTTGGCTGTGCTTCCTGTAGGTAGAAATCGTTACGAAATATTAGATCCCGAACAACAACGTCCCATTCCTCTCAATGCCAACACAGCTGATTTGATTTCGCCTGTAGCCTATGTTTTTTATCGACCATTCCCAGACAAAGTACTCAAATCCTTAGAAATTCTCAAGTTTGCTACAAGGGGGACGCGGCGAGACTGGGTAAGAGTTTTGCTCTTGGGCGCAATTATTTCCCTATTGGGAATGGTCACTCCTCAAGCAACAGCCATTTTAATCGACAATGCCATTCCTAGTGCCAATCGGGGATTGATTTTTCAACTTGCTTTGGGGTTGCTAGCGGTGAACTTTGGCAGCACAATGCTGAATTTGGTAGATAATATCGCTATCATGCGGGCGCAAACCCTGGCTAAAGTTCAAACTCAAGCAGCAATGTGGGATCGGCTGCTCAAGTTACCCGTTCCTTTCTTTCGCAAATACACAATTGGTAACTTGCAAAGTCGGGTTGCAGGTATCCAAAAACTGCACCAAATTCTCAGTCGCAGTGTGATCAGGTCACTTTCCCACAGTTTCTTTGCTTTATTAAATTTGGCTTTGCTGTTTTCTTACAGTTCTCAATTGGCGCTGGTGGTAATGGGAGTGGCAGCGGTTAACGTGGGAATGACGCTGTTTTCGTTTTTGATTTCTCGCCAAAAGATGATTCCCATGCAAGAACTCAGTGGGGAAATATCCGGGCTAACGGTGCAGTTGATTGGTGGAGTATCTAAGCTGCGGGTTGCTGGTGCAGAAGAGAGGGCATTTGCTTATTGGTCGCAGATGTTTGGTCAGCAGCTCAAGCTCATGCTGAGTACGGAAGCAATTGAAGATGGTGTAACACTGTTTAACATGATTTTGCCTACAATCAGTTCCATGCTGATTTATGGTACAGCGATACTTATTGCCCAAGCACAAACCCAAGGTCAGACAGGTTTTTCTACAGGAACATTTCTTGCATTTAATACAGCTTTCGGTACTTTTATCAGTGGAATTACGGCTTTGAGTGGAACCTTAATTAAGGTGATGGAAGTTGCTGTTATCTGGGAGCGAGTGCAGCCGATTTTGGCAGAAAAGCCGGAGGTTGATG
This sequence is a window from Tolypothrix sp. PCC 7712. Protein-coding genes within it:
- a CDS encoding ParM/StbA family protein, giving the protein MTNIHTLQKIFPAGFDNGYGSLKLLVDGFGVVRVPSYISSVDMEDVPGRVVFNGTAYTVGESAFRTGYHFERNTDNNENKVNNALITLLGALAHLPHRKAWHLKLVVSLHDVGLAGDLKQILNGEYQPILAGKVSEVKIEVLKVVPEGMGALFGQQLPPKLTVLDFGNGTTLYSRYSQGKREVHTPYPTGVEVLIEDISQKMKHLNGGKIGDPSKIRFCLEMGHTRYSRDIDIKDVYSACLKDWYEKYLKKVVNLTLDAKHAGDEIWAIGGGCLLPGFKKLLEKNGFRILDNPVEANAFGLLEMAKAIVKKNT
- a CDS encoding NHLP bacteriocin export ABC transporter permease/ATPase subunit, with amino-acid sequence MTDLLNFYTDLQVIKSNSPFPLNTRDTVWMLKGGAMAVFAIATTNGSPQGARRYLFDVNPTDVLFGIAAVLEGQSHGLIAVAYEETHLVSINLADWVKQVIANDEWETVFQPLQQWSDRLVEALQAADISLNGINLKGLDTFDLVSEHLDQFHNDVLLCLHQLDQKETLTRFEQFRSRQQLNQEASDRAIRNFTAIFRRSEVKVLPEGTALLIAAGAVGKAMGIEIRPPGKSEDPKRLKDPLEAIARASRIRLRQVILRGAWWEFDSGPILAYTAQDKRPLAVLPVGRNRYEILDPEQQRPIPLNANTADLISPVAYVFYRPFPDKVLKSLEILKFATRGTRRDWVRVLLLGAIISLLGMVTPQATAILIDNAIPSANRGLIFQLALGLLAVNFGSTMLNLVDNIAIMRAQTLAKVQTQAAMWDRLLKLPVPFFRKYTIGNLQSRVAGIQKLHQILSRSVIRSLSHSFFALLNLALLFSYSSQLALVVMGVAAVNVGMTLFSFLISRQKMIPMQELSGEISGLTVQLIGGVSKLRVAGAEERAFAYWSQMFGQQLKLMLSTEAIEDGVTLFNMILPTISSMLIYGTAILIAQAQTQGQTGFSTGTFLAFNTAFGTFISGITALSGTLIKVMEVAVIWERVQPILAEKPEVDAEKTDPGLLAGGVKLDQVSFRYQEDGPLVLDKVTIEAKPGEFIALVGPSGSGKSTIVRLLLAFEQPEQGTIYYDGQDLSGLDISAVRRQLGVVLQNGRINTGSIFKNISKGALVTIDEAWEAARMAGLAQDIEQMPMGMHTVISEGGTNLSGGQRQRLLIARSLVLKPKILIFDEATSALDNRTQAIVSESLEQLKVTRIVIAHRLSTIRNADRIYVIVAGQMMQVGSFEELMSQSGIFADLMARQLA